TGATGACCGAGGCAGTGCGGATTCCGGCGAAGATCACGGGGAGCGCGAGCGTGAGCTGGATCCTCCGGAGGATCTCCCAGTCGGTCGTTCCCATCCCCTGAGCCGCCTCGACGATCGACTCGTCGACGTCCTCGGTGCCCGCGATGGTGTTGGTGAGGATGGGGAGAATGGCGTAGGTGAACAGTCCCACGAGGGCCGTCGTGAACCCGATACCGAGGACGGGGAACACCAGGAAGATGATGGCGATAGTCGGCACCGACTGCGCGACGTTCCCGAACCCGAGGATGTATCGCTTCAGTTTCGGTCGTCGCGTCGCGAGGATACCCCCGGGGACGGCGACGAGGATAGCACAGACGACCGCAACGAGCACTAGCTGCAGGTGCGTGACGAGCAGTTGGAAGAACTGCTCCTGGTTCGCCAGCAGGTAGTCCCACGCGGCCGGGAGCTGTTGGACGATGCTCATCTATGCCCCCTCGCTGCGGCCGTCGCGGATCGCGGTCATCGTCACGATGCCGACGACTGCTCCGTCACGCGTGACCGGGAGCGCGTCGACATCGCTCTGAATGAGCTGTGAGAGCGCGACCTGCGTGCTGTCACGTCGGTCGATCAACCGACGCTCGACACCGCTCGGGAGCGGAACCCGGTACGAGAGAGGCGACAGCTGTTGACGACCGAGCGGACGGACGATGCTCGACAGCGGTAGGTGTCGTGATTGATGATCGCCAGCAGGGTTATCGGGATCGGATCCAGCGGGAGTTCCCTGACCGAGTTCCGTTCACCGGACAGTGGATAGCAGCGACGATAGAGAGCGGCCGACTACTCTCATTCGAGCCCACAGCTCGTGTGGCCATCGAGGCAGATGCCGCGGCAGATCCACGCCGACACACGTCGCTCCGACGCCGAGCGTACAGCGCTCGAACGCGCCGTCAGAGAGACTGCCCGGCTTCGAGCCCGATACCCGTTCCTCACAGGCGAACGCGAGACAGTCGAGAGACGGCTCGAACGCCCAGAGGTTGTGCGTCTCCTCGTTCACCCTGACCGCCCAGTTCGACTCCAGTAACTCGGTCGAACCGCTCTCGTACACAGTCACCACACGCGTCGTATACCCGTTCAACGAAGCCGCGTACCAACCCGTTCCGTCCGTTTGCACCGCCGTTCGGCTCCGATCGAAGATGTTCGCGATGGCGCTTACGGTACACTACCAGGATCCACGTAGCATGGCTACGGGAACCACTCAAATCGCCCTGACCGGAGTAATGGGCGTGTTTCTGCTCCTTGTGGTTCGGTGGCTGGTCCGCATCGAAAACTGGCGGTCGTACTCTCTCTCCGCCGGCGGGTCCGAAGCCAGCCATCACGAACAGGAGCACGTAGAGAAACCGAGCGGACTCATTCGATGGATCACGACTGTCGACCACAAGGATATCGGACTCATGTACGGGGTGTTCGCGGTGCTCTCGTTCGCGTGGGGAGGGATCGCCGTCGTCCTCATGCGGACGGAGCTGACGACGCCGCCGGTTGACCTGCTCAGCGAGACGTTCTATAACGCCCTGATGACGACCCACGGGATCACGATGCTGTTCCTGTTCGGCACGCCGATCCTAGCCGCGTTCTCGAACTACCTGATCCCGTTGCTGATCGGTGCCGACGACATGGCGTTCCCACGAATCAACGCCATCGCGTTCTGGTTGTTGCCTCCCGGGGCGCTGCTCATCTGGGGCGGGCTGATCCTCGAGCCGTTTCAGGTCGGCGTCGAAGGGGCCCAGACCGCGTGGACGCTCTATGCACCCCTGTCGGTCCAGCAGACGAACGCCGGTGTCGACCTGATGATCCTCGGGCTCCATCTGACCGGGGTGAGTGCGACGATGGGGGCGATCAACTTCATCACGACCATCTTCACCGAGCGCGGCGAGGACGTCACCTGGGCGAACCTGGACATCTTCTCGTGGACGGTCCTCGTCCAGTCCGGCCAGATCCTCTTCGCGTTCCCGCTGCTGGGGAGCGCGCTCGTCATGCTCCTGCTCGACCGTAACTTCGGGACGACGTTCTTCGCCGTCGAGGGCGGCGGGCCGATCCTCTGGCAACACCTGTTCTGGTTCTTCGGCCACCCCGAGGTGTACATCCTCGTGCTCCCGCCGATGGGACTCATCAGCTACATCCTCCCGCGGTTCGCTAGCCGGCGGCTCTTCGGGTTCAAGTTCGTCGTCTACTCCACGCTCGCACTCGGGGTACTGAGCTTCGGCGTGTGGGCACATCACATGTTCGCGACGGGGATCGACCCGCGACTCCGCGCGTCGTTCATGGCCGTCTCGATCGCGATCGCGATCCCCAGCGCGGTCAAGACGTTCAACTGGATCTCGACGATGTGGGGCGGAAAGATCCGATTGGTAACGCCGATGCTGTTCTGTATCGGGTTCATCGCGAACTTCATCATCGGCGGCGTCACGGGCGTCTTCGAGGCGGCGATCCCCGTCGACCTCGTGCTCCACGACACGTACCACGTCATCGCCCACTTCCACTACGTCATCATGGGCGGGATCGCGTTCGCGATCTTCGCCGGGATCTACTACTGGTTCCCGCTGGTCACCGGGCGGTGGTACCAGCGAACGCTCGGGAAGTGGCACTTCTGGCTCACCATGATCGGGACGAACATCACGTTCTTCCCGATGGTGTTGCTCGGCTACGGCGGCATGCCCCGTCGGTACGCCGGATACGACATCACCGTCGGCCCGGTCGGCTACTTCGCCGACCTCCACCAACTCGCCACGGTCGGCGTCTACATCCTCGCGATCGGACAACTGATCTTCGTGTGGAACCTCGTCACCTCGTGGCTGGAGGGACGCCCGATCGAGGACAGCGACCCCTGGAACCTCGACGAACACGGACTGCGTACCAACGAATGGGGCTGGCTCGAACAGCATCGGGAGACGGCGCTCGTCGACGGCGGTTCGGAAATGACCGATTCAGAGTCGTCCGAGAAGACATCGACCACGGACGATTGACGCCGGGTCCCTAGTTCGACTCGAACGGCCTCGGCGATGCTCGATCACCGTGATCCCACCGCGTTCATCAGCCGAATGACGAGGTAGCCGTACACGACCGCGCCCGTGAGAGCGAGTACGTCACCGGTAGTCGCCAAGATTGTGACCTCCGAAAGCGTCCCGACCACGATAAATACGAGCCCGCCCAACAGGGCGGCGATCACCAGCCACACGGTGGTCTCGGTCGCCCCCTTAAATCGACCCGCAGTGGGCGGGAAGAACTGCATCGCGAAGCCGATGATACACAACCCGAGAAACCCGAGGAGGTTCAGTTGAAGGTGCGCGGTGATCAGCTCGGAACTGACCGTTCCGAACGCGAACGAGAGGCCGAGTGATACCCCCGCGATCCCACAAATAACCCCGACAAGAACGCCGAAGAGACCGACAGTCCGTCGATCCGATCGGGCGAACAACAGGCCGTACACCCCCGTGAACCCGACCATCGCCGTCGCTTCGGCGATAGCACCGGCGATGAACGCCGGCCC
This sequence is a window from Halobaculum roseum. Protein-coding genes within it:
- a CDS encoding ABC transporter permease, with the translated sequence MSIVQQLPAAWDYLLANQEQFFQLLVTHLQLVLVAVVCAILVAVPGGILATRRPKLKRYILGFGNVAQSVPTIAIIFLVFPVLGIGFTTALVGLFTYAILPILTNTIAGTEDVDESIVEAAQGMGTTDWEILRRIQLTLALPVIFAGIRTASVITVGTAYLAFFIGGGGLGLWVVVGIKLFNTPQELAGA
- a CDS encoding cytochrome c oxidase subunit I codes for the protein MGVFLLLVVRWLVRIENWRSYSLSAGGSEASHHEQEHVEKPSGLIRWITTVDHKDIGLMYGVFAVLSFAWGGIAVVLMRTELTTPPVDLLSETFYNALMTTHGITMLFLFGTPILAAFSNYLIPLLIGADDMAFPRINAIAFWLLPPGALLIWGGLILEPFQVGVEGAQTAWTLYAPLSVQQTNAGVDLMILGLHLTGVSATMGAINFITTIFTERGEDVTWANLDIFSWTVLVQSGQILFAFPLLGSALVMLLLDRNFGTTFFAVEGGGPILWQHLFWFFGHPEVYILVLPPMGLISYILPRFASRRLFGFKFVVYSTLALGVLSFGVWAHHMFATGIDPRLRASFMAVSIAIAIPSAVKTFNWISTMWGGKIRLVTPMLFCIGFIANFIIGGVTGVFEAAIPVDLVLHDTYHVIAHFHYVIMGGIAFAIFAGIYYWFPLVTGRWYQRTLGKWHFWLTMIGTNITFFPMVLLGYGGMPRRYAGYDITVGPVGYFADLHQLATVGVYILAIGQLIFVWNLVTSWLEGRPIEDSDPWNLDEHGLRTNEWGWLEQHRETALVDGGSEMTDSESSEKTSTTDD
- a CDS encoding CBS domain-containing protein, producing MIDRRDSTQVALSQLIQSDVDALPVTRDGAVVGIVTMTAIRDGRSEGA